The following are encoded together in the Bacillus cereus group sp. RP43 genome:
- a CDS encoding VanW family protein produces the protein MKLSKILIGSAIAGGILLCVGGVGGYQYVSKLNNQLNTTALPNTTFEGISLDGKNKADIQAIVNQKVNELNQKSLNYVFQNDKQTYIWKDLGVDYKEKDIVDNIFKEQEGNVMNRYNMRKQAENGEVKRDYKLTPQLNTTTYETFIKDKYNETLKNPVNAELSVEGSTVNISQSQNGEKIDKGKLTDLTSAAITSGTSDVALPVTLIKPERSTEDIQQMGIKEVIAEYSTPMAGRNGNQSYNVNKSANTLSGVIVAPDDTFSFNDRVGVTDAAHGYKSAAVYSQGKVIQSAGGGVCQVSSTLYSAALRADLGIVSRSNHSMPVNYLPLGQDAAVADYGPDLKFKNNTGKHIYIQAFSNGGSITTRIFGTNTGKNVEVSSQVISNTGDKITAVTYKKVTQNGEVISNGQISKSVYKSAPKQ, from the coding sequence ATGAAGCTAAGCAAAATACTGATCGGTTCCGCTATTGCCGGTGGCATATTACTTTGTGTTGGTGGTGTTGGTGGATATCAATATGTATCCAAATTAAATAATCAACTAAATACAACTGCACTACCAAACACTACATTTGAAGGTATTTCTCTTGATGGAAAAAATAAAGCAGATATTCAAGCCATTGTTAATCAAAAAGTGAATGAATTAAATCAAAAATCTCTTAACTACGTATTCCAAAATGATAAACAAACTTACATATGGAAAGATTTAGGAGTAGATTATAAAGAGAAGGATATTGTCGACAATATCTTTAAAGAACAAGAAGGGAACGTAATGAATCGTTACAACATGCGTAAGCAAGCTGAAAACGGTGAAGTAAAACGTGACTATAAATTAACACCACAATTAAATACAACAACTTACGAAACCTTTATAAAGGATAAATATAATGAAACATTAAAAAATCCTGTCAACGCCGAATTAAGTGTTGAAGGCTCTACAGTAAATATTAGCCAAAGTCAAAATGGAGAAAAAATTGATAAAGGAAAATTAACCGATTTAACAAGCGCAGCTATTACTTCTGGCACATCCGATGTTGCATTACCAGTTACACTAATAAAACCTGAACGTTCTACAGAAGATATACAACAAATGGGGATTAAAGAAGTGATCGCTGAATACTCTACCCCAATGGCTGGCCGTAATGGAAATCAGTCCTATAACGTAAATAAGTCAGCTAATACTTTAAGTGGAGTTATTGTTGCACCTGATGACACGTTTAGTTTTAATGACCGTGTTGGCGTAACTGATGCTGCACATGGTTATAAATCCGCAGCAGTATATTCACAAGGTAAAGTTATACAAAGTGCAGGCGGAGGCGTTTGCCAAGTAAGTAGTACTTTATACAGCGCAGCTTTAAGGGCAGATTTAGGAATTGTTTCTCGAAGCAATCATTCTATGCCCGTAAATTATTTACCACTTGGGCAAGATGCAGCAGTGGCAGATTATGGCCCGGATTTAAAATTTAAAAACAATACAGGTAAGCATATTTACATTCAAGCATTTTCAAATGGAGGTAGTATTACTACTCGCATTTTCGGTACAAATACTGGTAAAAATGTTGAAGTTTCTTCTCAAGTAATTAGTAATACTGGTGATAAAATAACAGCGGTTACGTATAAAAAAGTAACACAAAACGGTGAAGTAATATCAAATGGACAAATTTCAAAAAGCGTATATAAAAGTGCCCCAAAACAATGA
- a CDS encoding RNase A-like domain-containing lipoprotein has protein sequence MKRLSSLFLSGLLALMLILSGCAGKEQKTEKPKEDHSTSVEKISDNILDEMEGPPKNGHTIERHVGKSEEDLKNRLKTDKVSAASTYYDKETATKAVKDSLKQHDKEIQDWLKNSKEARLVLNTTHSFPVGKTVIKKNMNVKDKLVKTVTVLARDKSGDLGFKIITSYPSDK, from the coding sequence ATGAAACGACTAAGTAGTCTTTTCTTGAGTGGTTTATTGGCATTAATGCTGATTTTAAGTGGATGTGCAGGAAAAGAACAAAAAACAGAAAAACCAAAAGAGGATCATTCTACATCAGTAGAAAAAATTAGTGACAATATTTTAGATGAAATGGAAGGACCACCTAAAAATGGTCATACGATTGAAAGGCATGTAGGCAAATCAGAAGAGGATTTGAAGAATCGTTTGAAGACAGATAAAGTTTCAGCGGCCAGTACATACTATGATAAGGAAACAGCGACAAAGGCTGTGAAAGATAGTTTAAAACAACATGATAAAGAAATTCAGGATTGGTTAAAAAACTCTAAAGAGGCTCGCCTTGTATTGAATACAACTCATTCATTCCCAGTTGGAAAAACGGTAATAAAGAAAAATATGAATGTAAAAGACAAACTAGTAAAGACTGTTACCGTTTTAGCGAGAGATAAATCAGGAGATCTAGGATTTAAGATTATTACTTCTTATCCATCAGATAAATAA
- a CDS encoding VTT domain-containing protein, whose product MAATIQNFLTDYYSLAIPLSILINIIISLLGFIPSIFLTAINIQLFGVTNGTIISIAGEALGAIISFYIYRIGLQKFTHDKVNKYPKVERLLYVEGREAFLLVLSFRFIPFIPSSIVTLFAALGKMSLLSFSIASTIGKIPALLIEVYSAYHVINGTNEAKWIITIAGCVGLFYLWKKWRKK is encoded by the coding sequence ATGGCTGCAACAATTCAAAACTTCTTAACAGACTATTATTCACTCGCAATTCCACTTAGTATCTTAATCAACATCATCATCAGTCTTTTAGGTTTTATCCCTAGTATTTTTTTGACCGCCATTAATATACAGCTCTTCGGTGTAACAAATGGCACAATCATTTCGATCGCAGGTGAGGCATTAGGGGCTATTATCTCGTTTTATATTTATCGCATAGGCCTTCAAAAGTTCACTCACGATAAAGTAAATAAGTATCCAAAGGTAGAACGTCTTCTTTACGTAGAAGGCAGAGAGGCATTTCTACTCGTCCTATCTTTTCGTTTTATTCCTTTCATTCCGTCCAGTATCGTTACTTTATTTGCAGCTCTCGGCAAAATGTCATTACTCTCTTTCAGTATTGCCAGCACAATAGGGAAAATACCGGCCTTATTGATTGAAGTATATTCTGCATATCATGTCATTAACGGAACAAATGAAGCTAAGTGGATTATTACAATCGCAGGTTGTGTTGGATTGTTTTATTTGTGGAAAAAATGGAGAAAAAAATAA
- a CDS encoding M4 family metallopeptidase, with protein MKRKSLALVLATGMAVTAFGGTGSAFADSKNVLSTKKYNETVQSPEFISGDLTGATGKKAESVVFDYLNAAKGDYKLGEKSAQDSFKVKQVKKDAVTDSTVVRMQQVYEGVPVWGSTQVAHVSKDGSLKVLSGTVAPDLDKKEKLKNKNKIEGAKAIEIAQQDLGVTPKYEVDPKADLYVYQNGEETTYAYVVNLNFLEPNPGNYYYFIEAESGKVLNKYNKLDHVTNDDKSPVKQDAPKQEAKAVVKPVTGTNKVGTGKGVLGDTKSLNTTLSGSSYYLQDNTRGATIFTYDAKNRSTLPGTLWADADNVFNAAYDAAAVDAHYYAGKTYDYYKATFNRNSINDAGAPLKSTVHYGSKYNNAFWNGSQMVYGDGDGVTFTSLSGGIDVIGHELTHAVTENSSDLIYQNESGALNEAISDIFGTLVEFYDNRNPDWEIGEDIYTPGQAGDALRSMSDPAKYGDPDHYSKRYTGSSDNGGVHTNSGIINKQAYLLANGGTHSGVTVTGIGKDKLGAIYYRANTQYFTQSTTFSQARAGAVQAAADLYGASSAEVNAVKQSFSAVGVN; from the coding sequence ATGAAAAGGAAGAGTTTAGCGTTAGTGTTAGCGACAGGAATGGCAGTTACAGCGTTTGGAGGGACAGGCTCTGCATTTGCGGATTCTAAAAATGTACTCTCTACTAAGAAGTACAATGAGACGGTACAGTCACCTGAGTTTATTTCTGGTGATCTAACTGGAGCGACTGGTAAGAAAGCGGAATCTGTGGTGTTTGATTACTTAAACGCAGCAAAAGGTGATTATAAGCTAGGGGAAAAGAGTGCGCAAGATTCTTTCAAAGTGAAACAAGTGAAAAAAGATGCAGTAACTGATTCAACAGTAGTACGTATGCAACAAGTTTACGAGGGAGTACCTGTATGGGGGTCTACTCAAGTAGCTCACGTAAGTAAAGATGGTTCTTTAAAAGTATTGTCTGGAACAGTTGCGCCTGATTTAGACAAGAAGGAAAAGTTAAAAAACAAAAATAAGATTGAAGGCGCAAAAGCAATTGAAATTGCGCAACAAGATTTAGGAGTAACACCTAAATATGAAGTGGATCCAAAAGCGGACTTATATGTATATCAAAATGGTGAAGAAACGACATATGCATACGTTGTGAATTTAAACTTCTTAGAGCCAAATCCAGGAAACTATTACTATTTCATTGAAGCGGAAAGCGGTAAAGTGTTAAATAAATATAATAAACTTGATCATGTAACGAATGATGATAAGTCACCAGTTAAGCAAGATGCTCCTAAACAGGAAGCGAAAGCGGTTGTAAAGCCTGTAACAGGGACGAATAAAGTTGGAACTGGTAAAGGTGTATTAGGAGATACGAAATCGCTTAATACAACGTTATCTGGATCGTCTTACTATTTACAAGATAATACGCGCGGAGCAACAATTTTCACATATGATGCGAAAAACCGCTCAACATTACCAGGAACATTATGGGCAGATGCAGATAATGTTTTCAATGCAGCGTATGATGCAGCGGCAGTAGATGCTCATTACTATGCAGGTAAAACATATGATTACTATAAAGCTACATTTAACAGAAACTCTATTAATGATGCAGGAGCACCATTAAAATCAACAGTTCATTACGGAAGTAAGTATAATAATGCATTCTGGAACGGCTCACAAATGGTATACGGAGATGGTGATGGTGTAACATTCACTTCATTATCTGGTGGCATTGATGTAATTGGCCACGAATTAACGCATGCTGTTACAGAAAACAGTTCAGATTTAATTTATCAAAATGAATCAGGAGCGTTAAATGAAGCAATTTCTGATATTTTTGGTACTTTAGTAGAATTCTATGATAACCGTAACCCAGATTGGGAGATTGGTGAGGATATTTATACACCTGGACAAGCAGGAGATGCACTTCGTTCTATGAGTGATCCTGCGAAGTATGGTGATCCAGATCATTATTCTAAGCGTTACACTGGTTCAAGTGATAACGGTGGCGTTCATACAAACAGTGGTATTATTAACAAACAAGCTTATTTATTAGCAAATGGTGGTACGCATTCTGGTGTAACTGTAACTGGTATCGGTAAAGATAAATTAGGTGCGATTTACTACCGTGCAAATACACAGTATTTCACGCAATCTACTACATTTAGTCAAGCTCGTGCTGGTGCAGTACAAGCTGCAGCAGATTTATATGGTGCTAGCTCTGCAGAAGTAAATGCAGTGAAGCAATCATTTAGTGCTGTTGGTGTAAACTAA
- the nprX gene encoding quorum-signaling peptide NprX — translation MKKMVFGVLAFIVTLTVAGGIHQYSSKPDIVGQQAKTVQQINS, via the coding sequence ATGAAAAAGATGGTATTTGGAGTATTAGCGTTTATAGTGACTCTTACAGTTGCTGGAGGAATACATCAGTATAGTAGTAAACCCGATATCGTTGGCCAACAAGCTAAAACGGTTCAACAAATTAATTCATAA
- a CDS encoding tetratricopeptide repeat protein, with the protein MQQTLEKIGKQVFYKRLQQKMTQEELCQGICSVSYLSKIENGKIEASEEILQLLCTRLEIAVTDLRDVEEDVKVKLDEWLNALVHLDKQQVERIYEELQGEMKHVLDFEIINYYKLLYTRYLIMKREILALEEELERLKKVYKKYSPFQKLLYTYSRGLLCCLQYRWKDGLDYLLKTEVMAKEQGYHETGMYYNIALAYTHLDIHHLAIHFVNIALEGFRSEYKFRNIINCQILIAVSYTEKGQYEEALRMYESILREATSFADKDVLLAITLSNMGSIYYKKSKYQQAKKYYLDSLQLQKQIDLNYLDTIYELALVCIKLEELEEAKEWIDKGIVAAKQEERFNAKLYLLLILRYKHFEEAKDYKVFLENEAIPLYKSAGNKIELKKVYVELAEHFASLSRFEESNRYYRLVIDLMNDNKEE; encoded by the coding sequence ATGCAACAAACATTAGAAAAAATAGGCAAGCAAGTTTTTTATAAACGGCTACAGCAAAAAATGACACAAGAAGAATTATGTCAGGGCATTTGTTCTGTCTCATACTTAAGTAAGATCGAAAATGGGAAGATAGAAGCATCAGAAGAAATTCTACAATTGCTCTGCACAAGACTAGAAATTGCTGTGACGGATTTGAGAGATGTAGAAGAAGATGTGAAAGTGAAGTTGGACGAGTGGTTGAATGCACTAGTTCATTTGGACAAGCAACAAGTAGAACGCATATACGAAGAGTTGCAAGGTGAAATGAAGCATGTGTTGGATTTTGAAATTATAAATTATTATAAACTGCTTTATACACGTTATTTAATTATGAAAAGGGAGATTTTAGCTCTTGAAGAAGAATTAGAGAGATTAAAGAAAGTCTACAAAAAGTATTCTCCATTTCAGAAGTTATTATATACGTACAGTAGAGGGTTATTGTGCTGTTTGCAGTATAGATGGAAGGATGGACTAGACTACTTATTAAAAACAGAAGTAATGGCCAAGGAACAAGGGTATCATGAAACGGGTATGTACTATAATATAGCGCTTGCATATACTCACTTAGATATTCATCACCTTGCAATTCATTTTGTGAATATAGCATTAGAAGGATTTCGTAGTGAATATAAGTTTAGAAATATAATTAATTGCCAGATACTTATTGCGGTAAGTTACACAGAAAAGGGGCAGTATGAAGAGGCTTTAAGAATGTACGAGAGTATATTGAGGGAGGCCACATCTTTTGCGGATAAGGATGTACTTTTAGCTATTACTTTAAGCAATATGGGAAGTATATATTATAAAAAAAGCAAATATCAGCAGGCGAAGAAATATTATTTGGATAGTCTACAACTTCAAAAACAAATAGATTTAAACTATCTAGATACAATATATGAACTGGCATTAGTGTGCATTAAATTAGAAGAATTAGAAGAGGCAAAGGAATGGATTGATAAGGGAATTGTTGCAGCAAAACAAGAAGAGAGATTTAATGCAAAGTTATATTTGCTTTTAATTCTTAGATATAAACATTTTGAAGAAGCAAAAGATTATAAAGTATTTTTGGAAAATGAGGCTATTCCTTTGTATAAATCTGCGGGAAATAAAATAGAATTAAAGAAAGTATACGTTGAACTCGCAGAACATTTCGCTAGTTTATCGAGATTTGAGGAAAGTAATCGATATTATAGGTTAGTTATTGATTTGATGAATGATAATAAGGAGGAGTAA